The region TATAGAAGTTTTTAAAAGATGTGGTATAAAATATAACGAAAAGAAAATTAGAAGAATAATGATAGAAGAAGATATAGTTTGTATGATAAGAGTTAAGAAGAAAAGATTTAAAAAATCAAGTGATGAGTATTTTAGAGATAATATACTTAATAGAGATTTTAGTACTACTAAAGATAATCAAAAATGGTCTACTGATATTACAGAGATAAATACTGGAGAAGGTAAACTATACATTAGTGGTGTAATTGATATTAATTCTAAGATGTTAATAAGTTATGAGATAGGCAATCATAATAATAATGAATTAGTTATGAAAACATTTAAAAATATAAATATTAATGATGTTGATATATTACAAAGTGATAGAGGGTTTCAGTATACATCATATATGTTTAAAAATATAACAAAAGATATTACACATAGCATGTCAAGACCAGGGCATTGTCCTGATAACTCACCTATAGAGTCATTTTGGGGTATTTTTAAGTCAGAGTGTTATTACAATAAGTTAAATAAAGATAAGTTTAGAACTAAAGAAGAAGCAATTAAAACAATTAAAGAATATATAGAATTTTACAATAA is a window of Pseudostreptobacillus hongkongensis DNA encoding:
- a CDS encoding IS3 family transposase — encoded protein: MYAKYLTVDTLKNKYNVKYLCEVLELNRASYYEYLNRNNEINKEELELINLIKTIDKEVKSTYGRKRMSIEVFKRCGIKYNEKKIRRIMIEEDIVCMIRVKKKRFKKSSDEYFRDNILNRDFSTTKDNQKWSTDITEINTGEGKLYISGVIDINSKMLISYEIGNHNNNELVMKTFKNININDVDILQSDRGFQYTSYMFKNITKDITHSMSRPGHCPDNSPIESFWGIFKSECYYNKLNKDKFRTKEEAIKTIKEYIEFYNKVRVNLKGTTPYQIRCNSLNY